Below is a genomic region from Rana temporaria chromosome 3, aRanTem1.1, whole genome shotgun sequence.
AACTATCTGAATTTGGCTTGGTACTTCTTCCAGTTCAGACTGGGTTGGTGAAAGATCACAAGGAGCATGTCACTGGCTGAGGGGACAAGACCTGAAAGTGCTACTAAACCGCATACAAATTGCCAGCAGCAGGATCACTAGTGGCAGAGCTGCCCATTTGACAGTCCAGGATTGGAAGGCAACTGTCCCCTGGGTCAGTACTAATAAGGAATATTGGGCTGTTGGCTCTGAGTATTATTCAGACATTGGTCAGAGCAGGAACCACAGACAGTGACACATGCTGGGCATTATATAGCTACTTTCTTCCAGCACCACTTTCCTTTGTGATTCTGCAGGTATTGTATCAATAGATCAATATGTTCCCTGCACACCAGGCTAAACTGATGCATTTTAATCTAAAACGCATTGGATTAGCCAAGATTCAGGGAAAGTATtaaaatcagggctttttttcagggggaacttgggggaactcagttccaccacctttggtgcctgctcaccacaatcacttgtaaacacagaagtctggtttctgtttacaagtgacaactctgcactctgtatgtaaccacctgaactctgcactctgtatgtaatacaatcctggtattgcatgcccctttaatacccttctactgtttgtgaaatctgaacagggtcgtggttcagttcctgcacctattttctgagaaaaaaagctctgattaaaatattaatacaatACCTGAAATTATGCACGATCCCCTACCACGTAGCAGTTGAGTGTTGCTGCGAtgtagaacaattttttttttatgttgtatataTTTCAGCCATAAagtgtttttatttacatattttttatttttgttttatgtttcatTTATCCTTGGTGTACCTAGGTTTAGGCTTGTTCTATCTTTATTAATCTGTCTGTACTATAAAAGGGCTATTTGGTTGTGTTAACCTGCATTTATCCTTGGTGTACCTGTTTGTCttaactaaggctggccatagacgatgtgaatttctttcctgcagccacgGCAAAAAATTGCACAGTTCCCCCATCAGCACAGACAACActaacaggggaatccctcctgccgggccattgtcttctccagGCAGGAGGTGGGAGCGAGCGGGGaagattatcactagtggctctAGCAGCCAGTTGCGATAATTGGAagcaaatccagcaggctggttgtacccaagttgttaAATCGATTAACAtaatacattcagcctgcccattaatggttagaatcttggccggttcctgctaaaaccggctgagattcgaacaGTGTATGATCGCCCTAAGGGAAAAGTTTACTTGAATGAAGTGTGGAttagtgttttatttttgttttaaaggcTGACAGGTATATCAGCCCAAAGTGGAGACCCTCTTTGTTAACCTTCTCTCACAATGACACCCTATAAGGGAAACCTCACTGATGTTGACACACATACCACTGAAATAGGCAGAACTCCTctccattaaaaaaataagatatattattgcattgtgtgtctctgtgtgagaGATTTCTCATCACTTCTTGTCCAATTAACAAGAAGGGATGAGAAGAcgggaggaaagaaaaaaaacacttacaggcagcaataaaaaccagaCAGAAGGCTAATCTCCCCCCATTCTATGTAAAAATAGTTTGGTCCAGAGTCAGACTTTGGGCACATATAGTAGTTATGACAATAACTATGCATTGGTTGCTCCTGCTTACCATTCCTGCGTGTAGCAGACCATGGTCGAGCTTGTGCTGCTGCTGGTTGTTGTTGTGGTGGTGGTTGGGCAGCCTGTTGTGCCCGAATCCGATGTGCCACAGGAATACGGGGGCTGCTGACATACTCCTCGTACTGAAGTGGTTCAATGTGTACAGAACGTAGACTCTGCTCCCGCAGCCTTTCTTCTCTACGTCTCTTCATACGGCGTCTTAGAAAACTGCACAGACAACACAGCAGTACAATAAGTCCCCAGATAAGCCAAAAACCAGCGAAACAACTGAGAAAAGTGTATGTGCCCTGAGACATAACCATCTTATTCTGCCATACAGAGGGGCACGAACCCCCAAACACGCACTGCAGATTTACAGACGGGGGCACCAGGGTCAGGTATTCTTTGTGCAAAGATGGCATATCATTCCCAGCTCCTTCGTTCCGTAATCTTATTATTCATTTACTCTTCTTCATCTTGTGCTTTGTTCTCGTGGTTATTACCATACATTAATCATTTTGTTTGCAGACTGCTTGGGGTTATCTTTCTGAAGTCCAATAGATTACAAACAGTTAGCATTTGGTAAACATAACCTGAAGTATATTTTATATTGGGCGCAGATTGTGGAAATCAGTTTATGTCAGGAAGCATAGTGCATGGTTTTGGAAGATTGTCTTTGGATGATCTTACTAAATGTTTGTAGAAACCAGAGATATGGCTTTTAGAAAAGTCTAAAGAGGTCTTCCCTGGATAACATTCTTTTACAAAATGTCAGATTCATCTTGAAGTTGGGTCTCCTCTGTCCAGGACATTATTGTTAGCGTATAATCTGCAAACAAAAAGAATGAATATATATTCAATTATGAAAAGATTGTGCATTAAAGTCATTAAAACACAGTACATTCTGATACACAACAAGACTTGTATACACTCCCAGAaagtaaagctaaactccaggaaaacattttttaattttgtagtgGAGAGGAGTTGCTTGTTTAAGCTGATATCTCCCTCAGAAtgatttctttcttcttcttgtaCTCCTTTTACTGgaacaggaagttgtggaaaaataTCTCCAATAGATACATCAATACTAATACAAGTACAAGCATCaaaatgtgacaggaagtcactgAAACAGGAGGAAAGAGGAAATTCCCCCACTGATGATatcaacaacaataaaaaaacaataaaggatCCAAGCCATCTGTATTCTGTttaaaacgaaaaacatgaatttTGGCTGGAGATGgcccaaaaagtatatataaataacataCCAACCAATGTGTTAGGTGCATGGATGCCAAAAACCATACAAAGAAATCTTTCATTATATACCTATTTTGTAGAAATGCAGAACCATTTGAGAATTTGCACATTCGGTATACAAAAATTATGCAGACTGACCGGTCTTGGTTTATTAGTGGATGTTCTGCAATGCTAACGTTTGCTAGAcccatagggggagatttactaaaactggtgcacacagaatctggtgaagctgtgcaaagtaaccaatcagcttctaggtttgattgtcaaagcttcattaaacaaactgaagttagaagccgattagttactatgcacagctgcaccagattctctgtgtaccagttttagtaaatttcccccatTGTACTTGGTTCTGTAGTAGTAAACAACAGCATAATCCAAATTTTGCTTGGAAATTTGAAGGGAAAAGAAGAAGACCATTAATAAGATTATAGTTACAGAAACCATGGTCATGCTATTGGAACAACTTAAGGCCCAAACAGAAGACAGTTCATTCTGGAGAAAcactatagggttgatttactaaaactggagtgtgcaaaatctaggacagctgtgcatggtagccaatcatagGTAGAtttaggtagagttaggccggcttatcagtagataagccgacctaactcagaatctacgccgacctatgtttaagcgtatgctcaaacagatatacgcttaaacatatctaagatacaacggcttttgcaatattttggatgcccgctaggtgccgcttccattgcggtcggcgtagaatatgtaaatgaggggatacgccgattcacgaacgtaagcccggccgccgcagtcgatttacgccgtttccgtaaggcattagcaggcctaaagttattccacatattaggtggaataacaatgttaaagtatggccgccgttccctgccgcgagattcaaattttgtacgttgtttgcgtaagtcgtccgcgaatcgggatttacgtagtttacgtccacgtcgaaatcaataggcccgtgcggcgtacgtagccgcaatgcacactgggaaatgtaggtgcccggcgcatgcgcagttaaaaagaaacgtaaaaaacgtgaggtcaagcctcattaccatcaaacacgcccccctccaacacatttgaatttggcgcacttacgcccgcccgctttaggctacgccgccgtatattagcaggcaagtatattgagaatcattactagcctagctaatttacggcggcgtagcctaaacaggctaagcaacgcc
It encodes:
- the PRR7 gene encoding proline-rich protein 7: MPSLHKEYLTLVPPSVNLQCVFGGSCPSVWQNKMVMSQGTYTFLSCFAGFWLIWGLIVLLCCLCSFLRRRMKRRREERLREQSLRSVHIEPLQYEEYVSSPRIPVAHRIRAQQAAQPPPQQQPAAAQARPWSATRRNEPDLSQPPCYEEALLMAEPPPPYSEVLTDTRGIYRKILSPFLSVQDELVKPEQPLSHKQHLTGQQNTQPLPGALSSQILPNPPQEAPSRRRPSWSGSEIGSGVLPGLPRGCQLIFPIPLLGRTTAV